A segment of the Neochlamydia sp. S13 genome:
GGACTGCAGCCGGAAGCTATTCCTTTAAATATTATTTACGAAGATAATGACCTGATTGTCGTCAATAAACCGGCTGGTATGGTTGTACATCCTGCACCTGGTCATCCTACTGGTACCTTCGTACACGCTCTCATTTATCATTGCCAGAATCTACCAAAAAATCAGGTAGAGGAGCTTTATCCACGTCCTGGCATCGTTCATCGCTTAGATAAGGACACTTCCGGCTTACTGGTGGCTGCTAAAACTACTGAGGCCCATACCCGTTTAATTGAAATGTTTTCTAATCGAGAAGTTTATAAAGAATATTTAGCTATCTGTGTAGGTAATCCTGGTAGCCAGGAAATTAGAAATTTTATTGGGCGACATCCTGTTTTCCGACAAAAGATGAAGGTTTTAGAAGAGGGAGGACGTCTGGCCATTAGTGTATGTGAAACCAAAAATCATTCCGCTCCTTTTAGCTTAGTACAGGTCAATTTAAAAACAGGCAGGACTCATCAAATACGGGTTCATATGCAACACTTAGGAGCCCCTATCTTAGGAGATCCTCTGTATGGAAATCTACAGATAAACAAAAAATATGGAGTTAGTAGGCAGCTTCTTCATGCTCATATTCTTCAATTTAAGCACCCTGTTAAAGGCCATCTTTTAAGCTTTAAAGCAGACATACCTTCGGATATGAGAGTGTGGGTAGAAAAATTAATAAAACATGCAGGGGAGGGGAAAAAGGTGACTATTTCTTCCTAAAGCTGAAAAAGCTAGCATTAAAGAGTAGAGAAAAAGTTTCAACAAAAATCTAAAAAGGACGAGAGTTTTCTTGAAATTCATTAAAACGACCAACTGAAGGAAATAATATGGCTGGCAAGCAAATTTGTCTCCTAAGAGGTTTTAAGGTAAACAAGAGAAAATGCATCTTTATTTAGCAAATATCGCAGGGAAACTTTTGATAATTAGTCAATTTACTCTATATAGAAATTACAAAAAAGGCAGAAGGCCTGACCTTTGGAAGCAAGCCTCTTCGTCTTTGGCAGAAATCCGTTAGTGAAAGATTTTTAGCCAAGTTGGGAAAAGAAAGGGGCTAGATGTTCAACCCGTTAAAGCTGGTACTCACAAGCCAATCGATTTAATTAACGAGAGGCTCATTCCTAGCGAAGAAGGGCTTTCTTATGAGGGGGTAATCTGAGCTTTTTTTATAAATCACCCCTTTAATGGGTGTAAACAAAAGTGTTGGCAATTCTTTTTAAGCAGCAGTTTTGTAGGAACTCCAGTAAGCTTCCCAGTGGCCATTTAATCTACCTATTCTTAAGTTCAGTATCGCATTAGCATTTTCTGCCTTCCACCAAGCTCCCGCTATTTTCAGCCTCTTTTGCACCACATGCCTATGGCTACTCTCTATTTCGCCTGAACCAATCGGTAAGCCTTTATCTAAAGCGCTTTTATAATTCATCATATCCAGTCTTTTT
Coding sequences within it:
- a CDS encoding RluA family pseudouridine synthase is translated as MKNDESECVIIREEEEGERLDKILSQRFLGVHSRTYFQYLIEQGRIFVNGEVVKKRYRPLVDDEIHIHYILTPEIGLQPEAIPLNIIYEDNDLIVVNKPAGMVVHPAPGHPTGTFVHALIYHCQNLPKNQVEELYPRPGIVHRLDKDTSGLLVAAKTTEAHTRLIEMFSNREVYKEYLAICVGNPGSQEIRNFIGRHPVFRQKMKVLEEGGRLAISVCETKNHSAPFSLVQVNLKTGRTHQIRVHMQHLGAPILGDPLYGNLQINKKYGVSRQLLHAHILQFKHPVKGHLLSFKADIPSDMRVWVEKLIKHAGEGKKVTISS
- a CDS encoding D-aminoacyl-tRNA deacylase; translation: MHLYLANIAGKLLIISQFTLYRNYKKGRRPDLWKQASSSLAEIR